In Aeromicrobium sp. A1-2, the DNA window GCCGACGGCCTGGTCGCGGTCGGCATCACCAACCAGAGGGAGACAACGGTCGTGTGGGACCGCCGCACGGGCGAGCCGTACTACAACGCGATCGTGTGGCAGGACACCCGCACCGACAAGATCGCCAGCGCGCTGGAACGAGACGGCCACGGAGACCTGATCCGCGAACGCGCGGGTCTGCCGCCCGCGCCGTACTTCTCGGGCGGCAAGATCCAGTGGATCCTGGAGAACGTCGAGGGAGTCCGTGCCGATGCCGAGGCGGGGCACGCGATCTTCGGCAACACCGACAGCTGGATCATGTGGTGGCTCACCGGCGGACCAGACGGCGGACTGCACCTGACCGATGTCACGAACGCCAGCCGCACGATGCTGATGGGCCTGGAATCACTGCAGTGGGACGACGAGCTGCTGGCACTGTTCGACATCCCACGCTCGATGCTTCCGGAGATCCGTTCGTCGTCCGAGGTGTACGGCCACACCCGCGAGGATGGTCCGTTCGGAGGCGAGGTCGCGATCGCCGGAGATCTGGGTGATCAGCACGCCGCGCTGGTCGGGCAGGTGTGCTTCGAGCCCGGCGAGCTCAAGAACACCTACGGCACCGGTAACTTCCTCGTGCTCAACACCGGCACCGAGATCGTCCGGTCGACCAACGGTCTGCTGACGACACTCGCGTACAAGCTCGGAGACGCACCAGCGGTCTACGCGCTCGAGGGTTCGATCGCGGTGACCGGCTCGGCGATCCAGTGGCTGCGGGACCAGCTCGGGATCATCAAGGCGGCCGCGGACTCCGAGAGCCTGGCCGGCAGTGTCGAGGACAACGGGGGCGTCTACTTCGTGCCCGCGTTCTCGGGTCTGTTCGCCCCGTACTGGCGCTCGGATGCGCGGGGGGTCATCGTCGGGCTCTCCCGGTTCAACACGGTCGCGCACGTCTCGCGGGCCGCTCTCGAGGCCATCTGCTATCAGAGCCGAGACGTCGTCGATGCGATGATCGCCGACGCCTGCCTCGACCTAAAGACTCTGCGGGTCGACGGGGGAGTCACGAGCAACGAGTTGTGCATGCAGATCCAGGCTGATGTCCTCGGCGTCGCGGTGAGCCGCCCGGTCGTGGCCGAGACGACGGCTCTCGGTGCCGCTTACGCGGCGGGCCTGGCCGTGGGGTTCTGGGCGAGCACCGACGAGCTGACTGCCAATTGGCACGAGTCGCGGAGGTGGGAGTCGACGTCGACGCTTGAGGAGCGCGAGGCCGGTCACCGGCAGTGGAAGAAGGCTGTCGACCGCACCCTCGACTGGGTCGAGACCGACTGAGCAGTGCGGCTGGGACACGCTGCGGCGTTCGGCGGCCGCACGCGTCCGCGACCAGTTGGTGCACCTGATTGACTGGGGGCATGAGATCGGTAGCCCTGTCACCCGAAAACCGTCAAGCCGCTCTCGATGCGATGGCACAGACGCCGTTGGACGTGCTGGTCATCGGCGGAGGAGTTGTGGGCGCAGGCTCCGCGCTCGATGCGGCGACCCGCGGACTGTCTGTGGGCCTGGTCGAGGCGCGCGACTTCGCGTCCGGTACGTCGAGCCGTTCCAGCAAGCTCATGCACGGTGGCCTGCGCTACCTGGAGATGCTGGATTTCCGGCTCGTCGCCGAGGCGCTCAGGGAGCGCGGACTGAACCTGCGCAAGCTGGCACCCCACCTCGTGCACGAAGTCGGTTTCCTCTATCCGCTGACGCACCGCGTGTGGGAGCGCTTCTACGCCGGCTCCGGCGTCGCGCTGTACGACGCGATGAGCAAGGCTTCCGGATACGGCCAGGGCGTACCGCTGCACCGTCACCTGACCCGGCGTGGGGCGCGTCGGATGATGCCGGCGCTCAAGAAGGACGCACTGGTCGGCGCGCTGCACTACTACGACGCGCAGGTCGACGATGCCCGGCACACGATGTTCCTGTCGCGCACCGCCGCGGCGTATGGAGCCCACGTCGCCAGCCGCACACGTGTCGTGGGCCTGCTCCGCGAGGGCGACCGAGTCACGGGGGCCAAGGTCAAGGACCTGGAGTCCGGCCGCGAGTTCGACATCCGGGCAAGGCAGGTCATCAACTCGACAGGAGTCTGGACCGACGAGACGCAGGGCATGACCTCCGAGCGCGGGCAGTTCCACGTCCGCGCGAGCAAGGGCGTGCACCTCGTGGTGCCGCGCGACCGCATCCGCGGGGAGTCCGGCCTGATCCTGCGCACCGAGAAGTCGGTGCTGTTCGTGATCCCGTGGGGGCGTCACTGGATCATCGGCACGACCGACACCGACTGGTCGCTCTCCAAGGACCACCCCGCGGCCAGTCGCAGCGACATCGACTACCTGCTCGACCACGTCAACACGGTGCTTATCGATCCCCTGACCCACGAGGATGTCGAAGGCGTCTACGCCGGCCTGCGGCCGTTGCTCGCCGGCGAGGACGAGGCGACCAGCAAGCTCTCACGCGAGCACGCGGTCGGCACGAGCGTCAAGGGGCTCGTCGTGATCGCGGGCGGCAAGTACACGACGTACCGGGTCATGGCCAAGGACGCCGTCGACGCTGCGGTGCACGGGATGTCGACGCACCTGGGCCGCACGGTCCCTCCCTCGTGCACCGAGGACGTCCCCCTGCTGGGTGCCGACGGCTACGAGGCGGTCTGGAACCAGCGGCAGATGCTGGCCGAGTCCAGTGGTCTGGGCGTGGGTCGGATCGAGCACCTGTTGCACCGGTACGGCTCGCTGACCCAGGAGCTGCTCGACCTGATCGCCGAGCGGCCGGATCTGGGCAATGCGCTCTCCGGCGCGGACGACTACCTGCGCGCCGAGATCACCTACGCCGCGTCGCACGAGGGTGCCAGGCACCTGGACGACGCGATCGCGCGACGCACGCGCATCTCGATCGAGACCTTCGATCGCGGCACCGACGTCGCCGAGGAGGTCGCCGGGCTGATGGGTGGCGTGCTCGGCTGGAGCGAGGCCCAGCGGGCCAACGAGGTCGACCACTACCTCAAGCGGGTCGAGGCCGAACGGGAGAGCCAGACGATGCCTGACGACGAGACCGCCGACGCGGCCCGCAAGGGCGCCGTCGACGTCGTCCCGGTCTCGACCCTGTCGGCGCAGACTGCCCCATGACGCACGAGGAGACGATCGCTGACTATGACGTGCGCTCACCGGCCTCGCGCACGCTCCTGACCGTGATCGGCACGCTGCTGACGGTCGGGCTGCTGGCGGGGCTGGTGCTGGGCGCGTCATTGCTCAAACGTGAGAGCCGCATCTCGACCAGCGTGGTCGAGCTCGACGGCTCCGCCCAGGTCGTGATCAATGCCGGATCTGCCGATGTCACCCTCGTCGAGGGAGAGGAAGACCTCGTCAAGATCCGTGCCCGCATCACCTCGGGCCTCCGTAAAACCGACTTTGCGCTGGGCCGGCGCGGCGATGAGATCAAGATCGCGTCCGGATGCCAGACGTGGCTGTCCCCGGGCTGCGGGGTGTCAGCCACCCTCGAGATTCCCAAGGGCATGCCGGTCGTGGTCAGGACGACCTCGGGCGATGTGGTCGCGGACGGTCTGACCGAGGGTGTTCTCACCGTGACGTCGGACAGCGGTGACATCGTGGCGTCCAAGCTGGAGGTCGACGAGTTCTCGGCGGCGACCGGGGACGGAGACATCCGGGCGTCGTTCTCGACGCAGCCCTTCGGATTCAAGGCCACGACGGTCGCTGGAGACATCTGGGCGACCGTGCCGACCGGCAAACGGACCTACGTCGTCACGACAAGTTCCAAGTCCGGGAAGGTGTCCAATGCGCTGCAGTCGGACGCAGAAGGCGCTGGATTCGTCCGGGTCAGGTCCGACAGCGGGGACATCGATCTCGGGAGCGAATGACAAGACCCCCGCTCCTTGCGGAACGGGGGTCTTGTTGGGGTGGATGACGGGACTTGAACCCGCGACCACCGGCACCACAAGCCGGTGCTCTACCAACTGAGCTACACCCACCACGCGTGTCGAGCATGCGCCCGACACGGCGTCGGTAAGTCTAACGCAACCTGATGACGACTCAGACCGCGCCCTTCAACGAACCGGACACCTCGGCCGCGATGGCCTTCGCGGTGTCGGTGTCGATGCCCGGTTCGGGGGTGAAGACGGTG includes these proteins:
- the glpK gene encoding glycerol kinase GlpK, with amino-acid sequence MATDAQARYVGAIDQGTTSTRFMIFDHDGHEVARHQLEHEQILPCAGWVEHDPHEIWEATQDVIEAALGRAGIAADGLVAVGITNQRETTVVWDRRTGEPYYNAIVWQDTRTDKIASALERDGHGDLIRERAGLPPAPYFSGGKIQWILENVEGVRADAEAGHAIFGNTDSWIMWWLTGGPDGGLHLTDVTNASRTMLMGLESLQWDDELLALFDIPRSMLPEIRSSSEVYGHTREDGPFGGEVAIAGDLGDQHAALVGQVCFEPGELKNTYGTGNFLVLNTGTEIVRSTNGLLTTLAYKLGDAPAVYALEGSIAVTGSAIQWLRDQLGIIKAAADSESLAGSVEDNGGVYFVPAFSGLFAPYWRSDARGVIVGLSRFNTVAHVSRAALEAICYQSRDVVDAMIADACLDLKTLRVDGGVTSNELCMQIQADVLGVAVSRPVVAETTALGAAYAAGLAVGFWASTDELTANWHESRRWESTSTLEEREAGHRQWKKAVDRTLDWVETD
- a CDS encoding glycerol-3-phosphate dehydrogenase/oxidase; amino-acid sequence: MRSVALSPENRQAALDAMAQTPLDVLVIGGGVVGAGSALDAATRGLSVGLVEARDFASGTSSRSSKLMHGGLRYLEMLDFRLVAEALRERGLNLRKLAPHLVHEVGFLYPLTHRVWERFYAGSGVALYDAMSKASGYGQGVPLHRHLTRRGARRMMPALKKDALVGALHYYDAQVDDARHTMFLSRTAAAYGAHVASRTRVVGLLREGDRVTGAKVKDLESGREFDIRARQVINSTGVWTDETQGMTSERGQFHVRASKGVHLVVPRDRIRGESGLILRTEKSVLFVIPWGRHWIIGTTDTDWSLSKDHPAASRSDIDYLLDHVNTVLIDPLTHEDVEGVYAGLRPLLAGEDEATSKLSREHAVGTSVKGLVVIAGGKYTTYRVMAKDAVDAAVHGMSTHLGRTVPPSCTEDVPLLGADGYEAVWNQRQMLAESSGLGVGRIEHLLHRYGSLTQELLDLIAERPDLGNALSGADDYLRAEITYAASHEGARHLDDAIARRTRISIETFDRGTDVAEEVAGLMGGVLGWSEAQRANEVDHYLKRVEAERESQTMPDDETADAARKGAVDVVPVSTLSAQTAP
- a CDS encoding DUF4097 family beta strand repeat-containing protein, with protein sequence MTHEETIADYDVRSPASRTLLTVIGTLLTVGLLAGLVLGASLLKRESRISTSVVELDGSAQVVINAGSADVTLVEGEEDLVKIRARITSGLRKTDFALGRRGDEIKIASGCQTWLSPGCGVSATLEIPKGMPVVVRTTSGDVVADGLTEGVLTVTSDSGDIVASKLEVDEFSAATGDGDIRASFSTQPFGFKATTVAGDIWATVPTGKRTYVVTTSSKSGKVSNALQSDAEGAGFVRVRSDSGDIDLGSE